Within the Oncorhynchus kisutch isolate 150728-3 linkage group LG13, Okis_V2, whole genome shotgun sequence genome, the region atggtcgaattgctgcaatgaaaccactactaaaggacaccaataataagaagagacttgcttgggacaagaaacacgagcaatggacattagaaggTGGAAATctatccaaatttgagatttctggttccaaccgccgtgtcttaaaaaagtaggtgaacggatgatttctgcatgtgtggttcccaccgtgaagcatggaggaggaggtgtgatggtgtgggggtgctttgctggtgacactgtcagggatttatttagaattcaaggcaaacttaaccagcatggctatcatagcattctgcagcgatacgccatcccatctggcttgtgcttagtgggactatcatttgttttcaacaggacaatgacccaacacacctccaggttgtgtaagggctattttgccaagaaggagagtgatggagtgctgcatcagacgacctggcctccacaaccacacaagttcaacccaattgagatggtttgggatgagttggaccgcagagtgaaggaaaattagccaataagtgctcagcagaTGTGGGAAATACTTcaacactgttggaaaagcattccaagtgaagctggttgagagaatgccaagagtgtgcaaagctgtcatcaaggcaaagggtggctactttaacacttttttgctcactacatgattccatatgtgttatttcatagttttgatgtcttcactattattctacaatgtagaaaatagtaaaaataaagaaaaacccatgaatgagtaggtgtgtccaaacttttgacgggtactgtaCTAAAAAGTATATCAAAGCTGATATTGAAAATGTCCATTAAAGTTGATACATTCGATAGATGCAGTAAACAAGGCATGATTTTATACATTCAAAAGAAAGAACAGCTGCAACAATCAACGTTCGACAACATTGCCATTTTTACAAACGATTCTGTGAGCAGCTTTAGCATGAAAATATACAAATCATGATGAGTGTGTTATTGCTAAATTACTAGATTACTGATGTTGCGGTTGATATCGATAAAGATCATCTGGGATTCAGGTTGGTATCCTGGAGAGACTCATTAATGCCATCTTGCAAGTTCAACATGTCAGTTTGATGGGTGTTCTGTGGACCAAAGAAACAtcttattagtgtgtgtgtgtgtgtgtgtgtgtgtgtgtgtgtgtgtgtgtgtgtgtgtgtgtgtgtgtgtgtgtgtgtgtgtgtgtgtgtgtgtgtgtgtgtgtgtgtgtgtgtgtgtgtgtgtgtgtgtgtagccaacCGTGTATTTCTCAGCATTGTAGCAGTGTCTCAGGTTCAGATGCATGATGAAGTTCCTGCTAATTTGGTGTGGATTACCATGAGGCAGAGAGACGCACACTGGACACACCTAGAGGATGCCAGAGAGCAACAATCACTCAGAGCAACAAAGTTTGATCCCAATTGGCCAACAACTTCCTAGGAGTAGAGACTATGGACGAGGAATCCCTGGAGGCAGTGACAAGTGTTACGAAGTGGATTATCTTGGTTAAATAACAttgaaataaaatgaaataaactCATATTTGAGACCCAGTGATTGAGAGCAACTGACGACGCAACTGACAGCTTTATAGTAATTCATAACAAATATATCACTGACCACGGGCCTGTTGTCATAGTAATGCTTGCCATTGCAGTGAATCCACAGATCCCTCGCATCCAGGCAACTCTCCTGGCAGAACGGACAGACAAACGTCATCCTCACCacagaactgagagagagagagggagaaccgacagacagagagagaaaaacagagagagtgagaacagacagacagagagagaatgagtgagtgagtacagacagagagagatagagggagggaagacagacagacagacagacagacagacagacagacagacagacagacagacagacagacagacagacagacagacagacagacagacagacagacagagacagacagacagacagacagacagacagacagacagacagacagacagacagacagacagacagacagacagacagacagacagacagacagacagacagacagacagacagacagacagacagacagacagacagacagacagaaagaaacagagagtgagaaaagacagacagacagagaaagatagagacagagtgagcgttggagagaaaaatataaaacatgtaatACTGTAGACAAGGGTAAATATTCACTCTTAACCAACACAGTCTTACCTCACTAACTGGCCTTGCAAGCCCAGCAAGTTTTCATACAAGTCACTGAAAAGAGACATATGATCAGATTACATTTCTCATGATGAGTCTGCAGTAGTCAACAATGAGCAGCAAATATGCAGTACAACAATCAAAATAACTCTAAACACCACACAAGCACACTTatgcaaacaaacaaaacaatggtGACATAGACTTACCCATCATCcgtgaaggagagggatggaggagcagCCAGTACTGGGGGAgcagggttagaggtagagggcATGGAGGTGGGTCTTTGCGCTGCGGAAGGTGTGCGCTGAGGGATGGCCAAAGGCTGTCGTCCTGGGGCGGAGAGAGCCCTGGTGCGGGGTGTGGGGGTGGGTTTAGATGTGATGGTAGGTGTCAGTGTGATGGCAGGTATggtagttgttgttgtaggtgCTGGTGTAGTTGTGGCACCTGTTGGAGTGACTGTGGGGGCAGGTGTTTGAGCCATAGTCATGTATAAACCATTGGTTGTGGCAGGACGAGTAATTGTTGGTGGGGTGGCAGATCGGATGGTAGGTGGGGTGGCAAGTTGGCTGGTAGGTGCAGTAGTGCCAGCTGTTGGGGTGAGTGTTGGGGCGGGTCTACGAGTCATAGACATATATAGGTCTTCATCATTGGTTGGGGCAGGAGGAGTgatggaggaagagagtggtCTGTGGAGGTGTCTTGGAGTGGGAAGGGGAGGGGCTGTGGTGACAGCTGGGGTCTGATTGGCCAGGCTCCTTCCTTCTGTCTGAGTGCCCATTTGCAGCAGTCTGATATAGCTAAAAAAGAAACATTAAGTGTTCAATTGGTCAACCTTAAGGTCATTATTGAGACTGTCAATGTATGAATTGTAAACCTCTGAATTTAATGCTAAAATACgtgtttggctgtgtgtgtttggctATCTGGACCAGTCAGTCATTCACCTCTGGACGTCACCTGCCACAGATCTTGTTGCTGGGGTGGAAAGCCCCGACAAGCCAGGTAGAGGTTGACCCAACCTGACGACCATGGTCCCCGTCTTGACTCTGACAGGCCTGATGTCATCAACCTGCGCCTCAGCTCTGCACACAGGGCAGTGGGGTAACCACGTTAGAGAACGGGTCAGACATGGGCGGCAGAACctggaacatacacacacacaaaacataagATTGAGTTTTACAGTGCATCATTCAATTAAATGCATAACCAACATGCACAGCTGTGGTTATTGTCCATTGATAAAGTGGCACATTCTTCAGTCATGAAGTAAACACTTACAGGAAGAACCAAACCTGTTCTGTGAGAAGCTGCTATTGACTAACACTGCAGCTATGTAATAAATCCAGACTACACTAGTCGTAAGAATGGAAGGGAATAGTTAAAGAACTCTCATCCTCATTCTAATAGGCTACTTCTGATTGCCATTAAGAACAGAGTTTAACATAGTGGTGAGAGTGGTAAATTGAGCCAAAGAGGTACattgagccacccttgtttccGGCAAAATGAAAGACAATATAGCTGGGATAtaaggtaacaacagggcctggcctatgtAAAAAGTGACTGTGATTGTGTtaaattgtgtttgggaaataaagatagacatggttttaaaacGGTAGTGGTAATGTTACATTCAGTACAGAAATTTGTAGGCGGCTTAACTTATCCTGTCCCGCGGCTCaaagttgtgccaagagaccagaagctatgtttttaaaactgtaatgtttatatgaattctgattattaccagggatacacaacatcctgaaatatatgtagatatctttggtagaaagaatactatatttcccttgacggagTAATGCTGAATGTAAAATTACCCCACTCTCTCCTATAAGTAAAGTATTTACTAGAGACAGGTATTTTCTGTGATGTGAGAGGAAATTCCCCTGTGTTACTTACCAGCATATGTGGTGGAAGTAAATCATCTGTTTATTACGTAGAGTATGAAGGCATTGGACAAATCATAGCATATAATCGCTGACAATCTGACATGCCTAAACTAAACTTTAGTCTCTTTTAGAAATCATCTGAGCTCATCTCAGTAGTTTATCATTTTTCGCAAGTGATATTGAAAAGCACTGTGAAGGAGAAACATAAATGTTGAGTTTGTACACAGAGGCTGTTCTTTGCACTGTGCTGATGGTCTTTATTCATAGAAATGGAGAGCACTAATAGAACATGTATTTGAGGGAGTTCCTTACACTGAAATCATTTCATTAGAATGATTGACCTATTTGGACCTATTTGGGGTTAGAGATATAAACCAACCATCATCTCTGGGAGTTCACAGCTACAGAGTAGCTTCTGTGTGAAATTGAATCTACTTTACATTCACTAAATTTGAACAGAAAGACCTGGCTACAAATGAAGTTACAGATTAGGCTTCACACTGCAGTATAACACCAGAGAATATGACAATAAAAAGAGGTGACTCACACATGAGAACAGGCAGCAGGGTGATGTGGGTCCGTTGGGGTGCTCCTACAGATGGGACATTCATCCTCAGATGGGGTCTGTAGGCCTGCTGCAGAGTGGGCCATACTTGGGCTGGGACagttttctctgtcagacagccCGAGACAGAATACATGAGTGTTTCTGAGGGAAACTCCAATCACACAGCTGACTGTGTTTTTTACGATCAGCCCAGAGACTTTTTGGACTGGATTTACTTCCTTTACTGAATGGACTCAATTCCGggagtgggtggtgtgtgtgtgtgtgtgtgtgtcacactgtcgtggaaatttcctctatttaccaaatcatgggagcaaaccacacacacaagtcagagttagttataaaagtccatctttaattatttaagctctatagcattttgactttcaacagttcagtatctctaatgaaaagttgagagttcCCCCACAACggcaaaatgggatcctttatagcaaggATACACAGGATAAAACAGCATCGGCATAATTCattgttcagctttgtctcctctctcaaactcagaaccataaaccaaccctccatatcaacaggcatatatcaaattgtcatttagatacaaccaactctaaatacaaccaaacctggacaagctcacggagaggagagtgaggctataggttaagataaaaGGGAGCatgagaatgattccagacactgccaccctcctttccccactagaaaaaggtagggagtaaaagatatgtttacacatgatgacactttgacctctcccctctctgcggcccatgcaacttagttttgacatagaacagataactgcaacctcgccacagtatggttgatgagaagtaacttacacacatttgatgaatataaaacatctttcatatgttaccaacaaattctgaatctcCCACGACAACACTCACGACCAGGTTCTAGGATAGGGCATGGGATGGAAGGCAGGCCACACAGTAGTCCAAAAATGTAACATATTTTATTAAACAATGAGTATAAAAATGTTACACAAGCTGACAGAACACAATAGTtatcttgctgtctgtctccaaGTCCACACAGCCAAACATAAATTGTATTCAGGATACGTACACCtaacacaataacacatacagtgccttcggaaagtattcagaccccttgactttttccacattttgttactttacaatctcatgacgtggccctttctggATATAGATCgtggcttccccctctctcactctctcctacacccaggttctgttatctcaggtcgtaaattcctggtgGAGACTCTCTCGCCCTGGtcatgcagagagaaagacacagagaacaAAGGATTTCATGTGGCCGAACTCCTAAAATTTTCCCACAATGGGAAAATGAAACGAAATGTCCACTTGTGAGGAggtgggaatggtccgtggacacttaagggacgtTTATGATGAGTGTGTTTCATTAGGTGacctcagagaggacaggaaacacacatgaCTATATATCTGAATGTGTACATTTATCAATTATGGggtttgcatctaattcttgtataaaattaatgagtaaagatgaaactatttgtgaaattatgtaatgtgatgttaaacctttaatgtgagagaattgtattccctttaaagtttaactaagtcattAGCCCGCCCCagtgagcacagacatgatcaGGCCTTTTCTACTGTTACGAATAAAAACCCCTCCGgaggaaatcctcttcagaccacGCATACCTCGGTGTAAACTGAGGTGGCACACATTTGAGTACCAAGACTAAGCAAACCCACAGCGTGAGCTGTGATTGCGAATAGTTATTGATTTCCTAACCATACCaggtggagcattggctacacggtGGGAAAttgttaaactctgagactatcaatCCCTACAGTATAAGGGCAAATCTTAGATaatcttagatactaattactaaTTACTAGTCCTAGCTAGAAATGATGGAAACCTGGGATCCGAATACCGACAACTGACAAAACTTctattctatgagaacatttgtgaatggtactctgaagtatccattctaaccacaaaaacagaaagagagagaggaactcgGATGgactctccagcagacggaccggATTCCAACAGAAAAGATCACGACACCTGGgcgtaaatacagttgaagtcagaagttaacatacacttagtttggagtcattaaaactagttttcaaccactccacaaatttcttgtgaacaaactatagttttggcaagtcggttaggacatctacagtgggacaaaaagtatttagtcagccaccaattgtgcaagttttcccacttaaaaagatgagagaggcctgtaattttcatcataggtacacttcaactatgacagacaaaatgagaaaaaaaatcctgaaaataacattgtaggattttgaattaattaatttgcaaattatggtggaaaataagtatgtggatatattgaagcaacatctcaagacaacggtccggaagttaaagcttggtctcaaatggttcttgcaaatgaacaatgaccccaagcatacttccaaagttgtgccaaaatggcttaaggacaacaaagtcaaggtattggagtggccatcacaaagccatgacctcaatcctattgaaaatctgtgggcagaatgaaaatgcgtgtgcgagcaaggaagcctacaaacctgactcagttacaccggctctgtcaggaggaatgggccaaaattcacccaacttattgtgggaagcttgtggaaggctacctgaaatgtttgacccacgttaaacaatttaaaggcaatgctaccaaatacaaatggagtgtatgtaaacttctgacccactgggaatgtgatgaaagaaataaaagctgaaataaatcattctctctgctattattctgacgtgtcacattcttaaaataaagtggtgatcctaactgacctaagacaaggaatttttactaggattaaatgtcaggaattgtgaaacaccgtagccaaatacatttaaactcagtttatgtaagcttccaacttcaactgtaattacttctgtctaaataaaatcattcaaaatactTCACCAAGGAGTATGACTTAGCCACAGAGAATCATTCGCTTCTTTAAGTAAAAAAATtgctgtggattgtttcaaatcacaagtgAGTTTCCTATGCCTTTTTGGGAAGCCTGCAATTTGGGTAGTGCGCTTGGCAATAGGTCTTGCTGATTGAGTTGCGGCTGTCACTGAAAATTATCTAAAATATGTGTGATGATAAAATGTCTCAagtataatttaaaatgttgcatCAAGAGAAAgtggaggggtgtgtgaggatgatatggtgtgtctctctctggaaTGCATGCATATGTAGGAAAGTGCCCATTTGGCAATGTTTGATTtttgattgtcttaactcaccacgTACACTACTAATAAGCATAACCTATCAGTCATTTTATCTTCGCCTCACACAAGTCAACAAAGT harbors:
- the rnf125 gene encoding mucin-2 codes for the protein MAHSAAGLQTPSEDECPICRSTPTDPHHPAACSHVFCRPCLTRSLTWLPHCPVCRAEAQVDDIRPVRVKTGTMVVRLGQPLPGLSGLSTPATRSVAGDVQSYIRLLQMGTQTEGRSLANQTPAVTTAPPLPTPRHLHRPLSSSITPPAPTNDEDLYMSMTRRPAPTLTPTAGTTAPTSQLATPPTIRSATPPTITRPATTNGLYMTMAQTPAPTVTPTGATTTPAPTTTTTIPAITLTPTITSKPTPTPRTRALSAPGRQPLAIPQRTPSAAQRPTSMPSTSNPAPPVLAAPPSLSFTDDGDLYENLLGLQGQLVSSVVRMTFVCPFCQESCLDARDLWIHCNGKHYYDNRPVVCPVCVSLPHGNPHQISRNFIMHLNLRHCYNAEKYTNTHQTDMLNLQDGINESLQDTNLNPR